One region of Takifugu flavidus isolate HTHZ2018 chromosome 14, ASM371156v2, whole genome shotgun sequence genomic DNA includes:
- the usp28 gene encoding ubiquitin carboxyl-terminal hydrolase 28 isoform X7 — translation MKEKGEHGQKAAATGDLVINQLREITGIQDPQVLHSALNASQGDVGLAVGLLTSQPPEVQDPGDPQESKTSDETWESQKGLPEDELQTAIELSLQESHNAQQEEKDLNRVLEASAEENLARIKRMKRSEGQTDMSSPADWIRQDDWPVGIRNVGNTCWFSAVIQSLFHLPVFRRLVLNYRLSERILEKCKSHSDKRNIAFMQELRCLFALMVGSTRRFVDPSAAVELLRDAFRTSEAQQDVSEFSHKLLDWLEDAFQLAANGSDAADKQQNPMVQLFYGTFVTERKIDGKTLCNIEQFGQYPLQVNGFNNLYECLEGAMVEKEIESLHSDHSIPSGRERWFKKLPPVLTFELSRFEFNTQLGRPEKIHKKLEFPPIIHMDRYLHKNIEQMHERRRDVKKLKDQLAALQQELECYRNYGSGPTKYPLADMLQFVLEFATTKPINVTAAEDPRPSSPSPSQPGQPVGEATSQDTRDTEPPEGLVSSCQRTPIYKPFTQCRPPIECPPHPAPHSITDEELHFVKTCLQRWRAEVENDINELKANIDRLSQMLESMYSDNRLCQVPYRLHAVLVHEGQASAGHYWAYIYDHANQRWMKYNDINISESSWEELERDSFGGMTNASAYCLMYIDDRLPNLITDDTDDETGQVLHGLDSLPSVLRRYVSEDNRWFQQELSEWEEQICQTASPQGESTSSAEPPAPCPDHLPQTVVEPAPQSGPPSEEPEQRPSSEPHPEPEPEQEMGDNLEHEDKQKEYTELTLPAPPKHSPSPPPDDDGSAAAVQSSQRSADVELHSQDPGDETQPKNPTPSDLHEEANVKEVLADHSHEADHHPEEPGEAAPHQEQNQEEPQDGQEGQVRQRHTENEVSEVDIPNVGRITVRADADGYNEEMMLTPAMQGVILAIAKARQTFDTEGPEAGLIKAFHEEYSRLYELSLEETSPQEDARLQHVLVYFFQNKAPKRIVERTLLEQFTDRNLSFDERAISIMREARSKLRLIKPEDMDMDEYLQWHDDYKLFRTVFVYLLTGLEHYQNRKMREALTYLTHAYEINTTLLKKGEKFAVEQTVITLFRRKCLTALNESATQLFCSGTEASVDEGVAIMDEVVIPCLHLMSRDPALSQEDQEAMERVRSHWCSCLSRSMDDLLQVKLGEFLPRVLDSSADAVVLKDPPQVHVNQAYDLCSRLAAVMESIHKSSVVAVK, via the exons atgaaagaaaagggcGAACATGGACAAAAGGCGGCGGCCACG GGTGACCTGGTGATCAACCAACTGAGGGAGATCACTGGAATCCAGGATCCACAGGTTCTCCATAGTGCCCTGAAT GCCAGTCAGGGGGACGTGGGACTTGCTGTAGGGCTGCTGACCAGCCAGCCTCCAGAAGTTCAGGATCCAGGAGATCCACAAGAGTCTAAAACCTCTGATGAGACCTGGGAGAGCCAGAAAG GACTTCCTGAAGATGAGCTGCAGACAGCGATTGAGCTCAGCCTGCAGGAATCCCACAATgctcagcaggaggagaaagaccTCAACAG GGTTTTGGAGGCCAGTGCAGAGGAGAATCTAGCCCGGAtcaagaggatgaagaggagtgaAGGTCAGACTGACATGAGTAGCCCCGCAGACTGGATCCGCCAGGACGACTGGCCCGTCGGCATCCGTAATGTGGGGAACACGTGCTGGTTCAGCGCCGTCATTCAG TCTTTGTTCCACCTGCCCGTCTTCAGGAGGTTGGTTCTCAACTACCGTCTGTCTGAGCGAATTCTGGAGAAGTGTAAGAGTCATTCT GACAAGAGGAATATCGCCTTCATGCAAGAGCTGCGCTGCCTGTTCGCCCTCATGGTTGGTTCTACCCGCAGGTTTGTGGATCCCTCAGCTGCTGTGGAGTTACTGAGGGATGCCTTCAGGACCAGCGAGGCCCAACAG GATGTGAGTGAGTTTTCCCACAAACTTCTGGACTGGCTGGAGGACGCATTTCAGCTGGCTGCCAATGGAAG TGATgctgcagacaaacagcagAATCCCATGGTCCAGCTGTTCTACGGTACCTTTGTCACGGAGAGAAAAATCGATG GTAAAACATTGTGTAACATCGAGCAGTTTGGTCAGTACCCCCTGCAGGTGAACGGGTTCAACAACCTTTACGAATGCCTGGAAGGTGCCATGGTTGAGAAGGAGATCGAGTCCCTGCATTCAGATCACAGCATCCCGTCAGGCCGCGAG AGATGGTTCAAGAAATTACCGCCAGTGTTGACCTTTGAACTGTCGAGGTTTGAATTCAACACTCAGCTCGGTCGTCCTGAGAAGATCCACAAAAAGCTGGAGTTCCCACCGATCATCCACATGGACCG ATATCTTCACAAAAACATCGAACAGATGCACGAGAGGAGAAGAGACGTGAAGAAACTCAAGGATCAGCTCGCAGCACTTCAACAGGAACTTGAATG CTACAGGAACTACGGCTCAGGCCCCACCAAATACCCTCTTGCAGACATGTTACAGTTTGTTCTGGAGTTCGCCACCACTAAACCTATAAACGTAACTGCGGCTGAAGATCCGAGACCGTCTTCACCCTCACCATCTCAGCCCGGTCAACCCGTGGGTGAAGCCACTTCCCAAGACACCAG AGACACAGAACCACCAGAAGGCCTGGTGTCCAGCTGCCAGAGAACCCCTATTTACAAGCCCTTCACCCAGTGCCGACCACCCATCGAGTGCCCACCACATCCAGCTCCGCACAGCATCACCGATGAGGAGCTGCATTTCGTGAAGACCTGTCTACAGCGGTGGAGGGCTGAGGTTGAGAATGATATTAATG AGTTAAAGGCTAACATCGACAGGCTCAGCCAGATGCTGGAGAGCATGTACTCAGACAACAGACTTTGTCAG GTTCCCTACAGACTCCACGCTGTGCTCGTTCATGAAGGCCAGGCTTCAGCGGGGCATTACTGGGCCTACATCTATGACCATGCAAACCAGCGCTGGATGAAGTACAATGACATTAACATTAGCGAGTCGTCATGGGAGGAGCTTGAGCGAGACTCCTTTGGAGGAATGACCAATGCCAGTGCATACTGTCTGATGTATATAGATGACAGACTTCCCAACCTCATTACAG ATGACACAGATGATGAGACGGGTCAGGTTCTGCATGGACTGGACTCCTTGCCGTCGGTCCTCAGACGGTACGTCAGTGAAGATAACCGCTGGTTCCAGCAGGAGCTCAGTGAATGGGAGGAGCAGATCTGCCAGACGGCATCACCTCAGGGGGAGTCTACATCTTCTGCAGAGCCCCCTGCCCCCTGTCCAGACCACCTACCACAAACAGTGGTAGAACCAGCACCGCAATCGGGGCCCCCTTCTGAAGAACCAGAGCAGAGACCTTCTTCAGAGCCacatccagaaccagaaccagaacaagaAATGGGGGACAACTTGGAGCACGAAGACAAGCAAAAAG AGTATACAGAGTTAACTCTTCCAGCACCTCCAAAACACAGCCCCAGCCCTCCGCCCGATGACGACGGCAGCGCGGCAGCCGTGCAGTCCAGCCAGAGGTCAGCTGATGTGGAACTTCACTCTCAG gatcctggtgaTGAAACACAGCCCAAAAATCCGACACCGTCTGACCTCCATGAGGAGGCCAATGTCAAAGAGGTTTTGGCCGACCACAGTCATGAAGCTGACCACCATCCAGAGGAGCCTGGAGAAGCTGCGCCACATCAAGAACAAAACCAGGAGGAGCCGCAGGATGGGCAGGAGGGGCAGGTCAGGCAGCGACACACTGAAAACGAGGTGTCTGAAGTGGACATACCGAATGTGGGCCGGATCACCGTGCGAGCTGACGCTGATGGTTACAATGAAGAG ATGATGCTAACTCCAGCCATGCAGGGTGTTATTCTGGCCATCGCTAAGGCCAGACAGACTTTTGACACCGAGGGTCCAGAAGCGGGACTCATCAAG GCTTTCCACGAGGAGTACTCACGCTTGTACGAGCTCTCCCTGGAGGAGACATCTCCGCAGGAGGACGCTCGTCTGCAACACGTCCTGGTTTACTTCTTCCAGAATAAGGCACCTAAACGCATCGTTGAGAGGACTCTTCTGGAACAGTTCACAGACCGTAACCTGAGCTTTGATGAGAG GGCCATCAGCATCATGAGGGAGGCTCGATCAAAACTACGTCTGATCAAACCCGAAGACATGGACATGGATGAATACCTG CAGTGGCACGATGACTACAAACTCTTCAGAACCGTGTTTGTCTACCTGCTGACTGGACTGGAACACTACCAGAACCGGAA GATGCGTGAGGCGCTGACATACCTGACTCATGCGTATGAGATCAACACCACCCTCTTAAAGAAAGGGGAGAAATTTGCTGTTGAGCAGACTGTCATCACACTCTTTAGGAGGAAATGTCTCACG GCATTGAATGAGAGCGCGACACAGCTGTTCTGCAGTGGCACGGAAGCCAGCGTGGACGAAGGTGTCGCCATCATGGATGAGGTCGTTATTCCCTGCCTCCACCTGATGAGTAGGGATCCGGCTCTTTCCCAGGAGGATCAGGAGGCCATGGAAAGAGTCCGCAGCCACTGGTGCTCCTGTCTAAGCCGCAGCATGGACG ATTTGTTACAGGTGAAGTTGGGCGAGTTTCTCCCCAGAGTTCTGGATAGTTCTGCTGATGCTGTGGTTCTGAAAGACCCTCCTCAAGTCCATGTGAATCAGGCCTACGACCTGTGCAGCCGCCTGGCTGCCGTCATGGAGTCCATTCACAAGTCGTCTGTCGTGGCGGTCAAGTAA
- the usp28 gene encoding ubiquitin carboxyl-terminal hydrolase 28 isoform X4 has translation MKEKGEHGQKAAATGDLVINQLREITGIQDPQVLHSALNASQGDVGLAVGLLTSQPPEVQDPGDPQESKTSDETWESQKEVKVNSDELQTAIELSLQESHNAQQEEKDLNRVLEASAEENLARIKRMKRSEGQTDMSSPADWIRQDDWPVGIRNVGNTCWFSAVIQSLFHLPVFRRLVLNYRLSERILEKCKSHSDKRNIAFMQELRCLFALMVGSTRRFVDPSAAVELLRDAFRTSEAQQDVSEFSHKLLDWLEDAFQLAANGSDAADKQQNPMVQLFYGTFVTERKIDGKTLCNIEQFGQYPLQVNGFNNLYECLEGAMVEKEIESLHSDHSIPSGRECVYLSLQRWFKKLPPVLTFELSRFEFNTQLGRPEKIHKKLEFPPIIHMDRYLHKNIEQMHERRRDVKKLKDQLAALQQELECYRNYGSGPTKYPLADMLQFVLEFATTKPINVTAAEDPRPSSPSPSQPGQPVGEATSQDTRDTEPPEGLVSSCQRTPIYKPFTQCRPPIECPPHPAPHSITDEELHFVKTCLQRWRAEVENDINELKANIDRLSQMLESMYSDNRLCQVPYRLHAVLVHEGQASAGHYWAYIYDHANQRWMKYNDINISESSWEELERDSFGGMTNASAYCLMYIDDRLPNLITDDTDDETGQVLHGLDSLPSVLRRYVSEDNRWFQQELSEWEEQICQTASPQGESTSSAEPPAPCPDHLPQTVVEPAPQSGPPSEEPEQRPSSEPHPEPEPEQEMGDNLEHEDKQKEYTELTLPAPPKHSPSPPPDDDGSAAAVQSSQRSADVELHSQDPGDETQPKNPTPSDLHEEANVKEVLADHSHEADHHPEEPGEAAPHQEQNQEEPQDGQEGQVRQRHTENEVSEVDIPNVGRITVRADADGYNEEMMLTPAMQGVILAIAKARQTFDTEGPEAGLIKAFHEEYSRLYELSLEETSPQEDARLQHVLVYFFQNKAPKRIVERTLLEQFTDRNLSFDERAISIMREARSKLRLIKPEDMDMDEYLQWHDDYKLFRTVFVYLLTGLEHYQNRKMREALTYLTHAYEINTTLLKKGEKFAVEQTVITLFRRKCLTALNESATQLFCSGTEASVDEGVAIMDEVVIPCLHLMSRDPALSQEDQEAMERVRSHWCSCLSRSMDDLLQVKLGEFLPRVLDSSADAVVLKDPPQVHVNQAYDLCSRLAAVMESIHKSSVVAVK, from the exons atgaaagaaaagggcGAACATGGACAAAAGGCGGCGGCCACG GGTGACCTGGTGATCAACCAACTGAGGGAGATCACTGGAATCCAGGATCCACAGGTTCTCCATAGTGCCCTGAAT GCCAGTCAGGGGGACGTGGGACTTGCTGTAGGGCTGCTGACCAGCCAGCCTCCAGAAGTTCAGGATCCAGGAGATCCACAAGAGTCTAAAACCTCTGATGAGACCTGGGAGAGCCAGAAAG AAGTTAAAGTTAATTCAG ATGAGCTGCAGACAGCGATTGAGCTCAGCCTGCAGGAATCCCACAATgctcagcaggaggagaaagaccTCAACAG GGTTTTGGAGGCCAGTGCAGAGGAGAATCTAGCCCGGAtcaagaggatgaagaggagtgaAGGTCAGACTGACATGAGTAGCCCCGCAGACTGGATCCGCCAGGACGACTGGCCCGTCGGCATCCGTAATGTGGGGAACACGTGCTGGTTCAGCGCCGTCATTCAG TCTTTGTTCCACCTGCCCGTCTTCAGGAGGTTGGTTCTCAACTACCGTCTGTCTGAGCGAATTCTGGAGAAGTGTAAGAGTCATTCT GACAAGAGGAATATCGCCTTCATGCAAGAGCTGCGCTGCCTGTTCGCCCTCATGGTTGGTTCTACCCGCAGGTTTGTGGATCCCTCAGCTGCTGTGGAGTTACTGAGGGATGCCTTCAGGACCAGCGAGGCCCAACAG GATGTGAGTGAGTTTTCCCACAAACTTCTGGACTGGCTGGAGGACGCATTTCAGCTGGCTGCCAATGGAAG TGATgctgcagacaaacagcagAATCCCATGGTCCAGCTGTTCTACGGTACCTTTGTCACGGAGAGAAAAATCGATG GTAAAACATTGTGTAACATCGAGCAGTTTGGTCAGTACCCCCTGCAGGTGAACGGGTTCAACAACCTTTACGAATGCCTGGAAGGTGCCATGGTTGAGAAGGAGATCGAGTCCCTGCATTCAGATCACAGCATCCCGTCAGGCCGCGAG TGTGTTTACTTATCTTTGCAGAGATGGTTCAAGAAATTACCGCCAGTGTTGACCTTTGAACTGTCGAGGTTTGAATTCAACACTCAGCTCGGTCGTCCTGAGAAGATCCACAAAAAGCTGGAGTTCCCACCGATCATCCACATGGACCG ATATCTTCACAAAAACATCGAACAGATGCACGAGAGGAGAAGAGACGTGAAGAAACTCAAGGATCAGCTCGCAGCACTTCAACAGGAACTTGAATG CTACAGGAACTACGGCTCAGGCCCCACCAAATACCCTCTTGCAGACATGTTACAGTTTGTTCTGGAGTTCGCCACCACTAAACCTATAAACGTAACTGCGGCTGAAGATCCGAGACCGTCTTCACCCTCACCATCTCAGCCCGGTCAACCCGTGGGTGAAGCCACTTCCCAAGACACCAG AGACACAGAACCACCAGAAGGCCTGGTGTCCAGCTGCCAGAGAACCCCTATTTACAAGCCCTTCACCCAGTGCCGACCACCCATCGAGTGCCCACCACATCCAGCTCCGCACAGCATCACCGATGAGGAGCTGCATTTCGTGAAGACCTGTCTACAGCGGTGGAGGGCTGAGGTTGAGAATGATATTAATG AGTTAAAGGCTAACATCGACAGGCTCAGCCAGATGCTGGAGAGCATGTACTCAGACAACAGACTTTGTCAG GTTCCCTACAGACTCCACGCTGTGCTCGTTCATGAAGGCCAGGCTTCAGCGGGGCATTACTGGGCCTACATCTATGACCATGCAAACCAGCGCTGGATGAAGTACAATGACATTAACATTAGCGAGTCGTCATGGGAGGAGCTTGAGCGAGACTCCTTTGGAGGAATGACCAATGCCAGTGCATACTGTCTGATGTATATAGATGACAGACTTCCCAACCTCATTACAG ATGACACAGATGATGAGACGGGTCAGGTTCTGCATGGACTGGACTCCTTGCCGTCGGTCCTCAGACGGTACGTCAGTGAAGATAACCGCTGGTTCCAGCAGGAGCTCAGTGAATGGGAGGAGCAGATCTGCCAGACGGCATCACCTCAGGGGGAGTCTACATCTTCTGCAGAGCCCCCTGCCCCCTGTCCAGACCACCTACCACAAACAGTGGTAGAACCAGCACCGCAATCGGGGCCCCCTTCTGAAGAACCAGAGCAGAGACCTTCTTCAGAGCCacatccagaaccagaaccagaacaagaAATGGGGGACAACTTGGAGCACGAAGACAAGCAAAAAG AGTATACAGAGTTAACTCTTCCAGCACCTCCAAAACACAGCCCCAGCCCTCCGCCCGATGACGACGGCAGCGCGGCAGCCGTGCAGTCCAGCCAGAGGTCAGCTGATGTGGAACTTCACTCTCAG gatcctggtgaTGAAACACAGCCCAAAAATCCGACACCGTCTGACCTCCATGAGGAGGCCAATGTCAAAGAGGTTTTGGCCGACCACAGTCATGAAGCTGACCACCATCCAGAGGAGCCTGGAGAAGCTGCGCCACATCAAGAACAAAACCAGGAGGAGCCGCAGGATGGGCAGGAGGGGCAGGTCAGGCAGCGACACACTGAAAACGAGGTGTCTGAAGTGGACATACCGAATGTGGGCCGGATCACCGTGCGAGCTGACGCTGATGGTTACAATGAAGAG ATGATGCTAACTCCAGCCATGCAGGGTGTTATTCTGGCCATCGCTAAGGCCAGACAGACTTTTGACACCGAGGGTCCAGAAGCGGGACTCATCAAG GCTTTCCACGAGGAGTACTCACGCTTGTACGAGCTCTCCCTGGAGGAGACATCTCCGCAGGAGGACGCTCGTCTGCAACACGTCCTGGTTTACTTCTTCCAGAATAAGGCACCTAAACGCATCGTTGAGAGGACTCTTCTGGAACAGTTCACAGACCGTAACCTGAGCTTTGATGAGAG GGCCATCAGCATCATGAGGGAGGCTCGATCAAAACTACGTCTGATCAAACCCGAAGACATGGACATGGATGAATACCTG CAGTGGCACGATGACTACAAACTCTTCAGAACCGTGTTTGTCTACCTGCTGACTGGACTGGAACACTACCAGAACCGGAA GATGCGTGAGGCGCTGACATACCTGACTCATGCGTATGAGATCAACACCACCCTCTTAAAGAAAGGGGAGAAATTTGCTGTTGAGCAGACTGTCATCACACTCTTTAGGAGGAAATGTCTCACG GCATTGAATGAGAGCGCGACACAGCTGTTCTGCAGTGGCACGGAAGCCAGCGTGGACGAAGGTGTCGCCATCATGGATGAGGTCGTTATTCCCTGCCTCCACCTGATGAGTAGGGATCCGGCTCTTTCCCAGGAGGATCAGGAGGCCATGGAAAGAGTCCGCAGCCACTGGTGCTCCTGTCTAAGCCGCAGCATGGACG ATTTGTTACAGGTGAAGTTGGGCGAGTTTCTCCCCAGAGTTCTGGATAGTTCTGCTGATGCTGTGGTTCTGAAAGACCCTCCTCAAGTCCATGTGAATCAGGCCTACGACCTGTGCAGCCGCCTGGCTGCCGTCATGGAGTCCATTCACAAGTCGTCTGTCGTGGCGGTCAAGTAA
- the usp28 gene encoding ubiquitin carboxyl-terminal hydrolase 28 isoform X2 → MKEKGEHGQKAAATGDLVINQLREITGIQDPQVLHSALNASQGDVGLAVGLLTSQPPEVQDPGDPQESKTSDETWESQKEVKVNSGLPEDELQTAIELSLQESHNAQQEEKDLNRVLEASAEENLARIKRMKRSEGQTDMSSPADWIRQDDWPVGIRNVGNTCWFSAVIQSLFHLPVFRRLVLNYRLSERILEKCKSHSDKRNIAFMQELRCLFALMVGSTRRFVDPSAAVELLRDAFRTSEAQQDVSEFSHKLLDWLEDAFQLAANGSDAADKQQNPMVQLFYGTFVTERKIDGKTLCNIEQFGQYPLQVNGFNNLYECLEGAMVEKEIESLHSDHSIPSGRECVYLSLQRWFKKLPPVLTFELSRFEFNTQLGRPEKIHKKLEFPPIIHMDRYLHKNIEQMHERRRDVKKLKDQLAALQQELECYRNYGSGPTKYPLADMLQFVLEFATTKPINVTAAEDPRPSSPSPSQPGQPVGEATSQDTRDTEPPEGLVSSCQRTPIYKPFTQCRPPIECPPHPAPHSITDEELHFVKTCLQRWRAEVENDINELKANIDRLSQMLESMYSDNRLCQVPYRLHAVLVHEGQASAGHYWAYIYDHANQRWMKYNDINISESSWEELERDSFGGMTNASAYCLMYIDDRLPNLITDDTDDETGQVLHGLDSLPSVLRRYVSEDNRWFQQELSEWEEQICQTASPQGESTSSAEPPAPCPDHLPQTVVEPAPQSGPPSEEPEQRPSSEPHPEPEPEQEMGDNLEHEDKQKEYTELTLPAPPKHSPSPPPDDDGSAAAVQSSQRSADVELHSQDPGDETQPKNPTPSDLHEEANVKEVLADHSHEADHHPEEPGEAAPHQEQNQEEPQDGQEGQVRQRHTENEVSEVDIPNVGRITVRADADGYNEEMMLTPAMQGVILAIAKARQTFDTEGPEAGLIKAFHEEYSRLYELSLEETSPQEDARLQHVLVYFFQNKAPKRIVERTLLEQFTDRNLSFDERAISIMREARSKLRLIKPEDMDMDEYLQWHDDYKLFRTVFVYLLTGLEHYQNRKMREALTYLTHAYEINTTLLKKGEKFAVEQTVITLFRRKCLTALNESATQLFCSGTEASVDEGVAIMDEVVIPCLHLMSRDPALSQEDQEAMERVRSHWCSCLSRSMDDLLQVKLGEFLPRVLDSSADAVVLKDPPQVHVNQAYDLCSRLAAVMESIHKSSVVAVK, encoded by the exons atgaaagaaaagggcGAACATGGACAAAAGGCGGCGGCCACG GGTGACCTGGTGATCAACCAACTGAGGGAGATCACTGGAATCCAGGATCCACAGGTTCTCCATAGTGCCCTGAAT GCCAGTCAGGGGGACGTGGGACTTGCTGTAGGGCTGCTGACCAGCCAGCCTCCAGAAGTTCAGGATCCAGGAGATCCACAAGAGTCTAAAACCTCTGATGAGACCTGGGAGAGCCAGAAAG AAGTTAAAGTTAATTCAG GACTTCCTGAAGATGAGCTGCAGACAGCGATTGAGCTCAGCCTGCAGGAATCCCACAATgctcagcaggaggagaaagaccTCAACAG GGTTTTGGAGGCCAGTGCAGAGGAGAATCTAGCCCGGAtcaagaggatgaagaggagtgaAGGTCAGACTGACATGAGTAGCCCCGCAGACTGGATCCGCCAGGACGACTGGCCCGTCGGCATCCGTAATGTGGGGAACACGTGCTGGTTCAGCGCCGTCATTCAG TCTTTGTTCCACCTGCCCGTCTTCAGGAGGTTGGTTCTCAACTACCGTCTGTCTGAGCGAATTCTGGAGAAGTGTAAGAGTCATTCT GACAAGAGGAATATCGCCTTCATGCAAGAGCTGCGCTGCCTGTTCGCCCTCATGGTTGGTTCTACCCGCAGGTTTGTGGATCCCTCAGCTGCTGTGGAGTTACTGAGGGATGCCTTCAGGACCAGCGAGGCCCAACAG GATGTGAGTGAGTTTTCCCACAAACTTCTGGACTGGCTGGAGGACGCATTTCAGCTGGCTGCCAATGGAAG TGATgctgcagacaaacagcagAATCCCATGGTCCAGCTGTTCTACGGTACCTTTGTCACGGAGAGAAAAATCGATG GTAAAACATTGTGTAACATCGAGCAGTTTGGTCAGTACCCCCTGCAGGTGAACGGGTTCAACAACCTTTACGAATGCCTGGAAGGTGCCATGGTTGAGAAGGAGATCGAGTCCCTGCATTCAGATCACAGCATCCCGTCAGGCCGCGAG TGTGTTTACTTATCTTTGCAGAGATGGTTCAAGAAATTACCGCCAGTGTTGACCTTTGAACTGTCGAGGTTTGAATTCAACACTCAGCTCGGTCGTCCTGAGAAGATCCACAAAAAGCTGGAGTTCCCACCGATCATCCACATGGACCG ATATCTTCACAAAAACATCGAACAGATGCACGAGAGGAGAAGAGACGTGAAGAAACTCAAGGATCAGCTCGCAGCACTTCAACAGGAACTTGAATG CTACAGGAACTACGGCTCAGGCCCCACCAAATACCCTCTTGCAGACATGTTACAGTTTGTTCTGGAGTTCGCCACCACTAAACCTATAAACGTAACTGCGGCTGAAGATCCGAGACCGTCTTCACCCTCACCATCTCAGCCCGGTCAACCCGTGGGTGAAGCCACTTCCCAAGACACCAG AGACACAGAACCACCAGAAGGCCTGGTGTCCAGCTGCCAGAGAACCCCTATTTACAAGCCCTTCACCCAGTGCCGACCACCCATCGAGTGCCCACCACATCCAGCTCCGCACAGCATCACCGATGAGGAGCTGCATTTCGTGAAGACCTGTCTACAGCGGTGGAGGGCTGAGGTTGAGAATGATATTAATG AGTTAAAGGCTAACATCGACAGGCTCAGCCAGATGCTGGAGAGCATGTACTCAGACAACAGACTTTGTCAG GTTCCCTACAGACTCCACGCTGTGCTCGTTCATGAAGGCCAGGCTTCAGCGGGGCATTACTGGGCCTACATCTATGACCATGCAAACCAGCGCTGGATGAAGTACAATGACATTAACATTAGCGAGTCGTCATGGGAGGAGCTTGAGCGAGACTCCTTTGGAGGAATGACCAATGCCAGTGCATACTGTCTGATGTATATAGATGACAGACTTCCCAACCTCATTACAG ATGACACAGATGATGAGACGGGTCAGGTTCTGCATGGACTGGACTCCTTGCCGTCGGTCCTCAGACGGTACGTCAGTGAAGATAACCGCTGGTTCCAGCAGGAGCTCAGTGAATGGGAGGAGCAGATCTGCCAGACGGCATCACCTCAGGGGGAGTCTACATCTTCTGCAGAGCCCCCTGCCCCCTGTCCAGACCACCTACCACAAACAGTGGTAGAACCAGCACCGCAATCGGGGCCCCCTTCTGAAGAACCAGAGCAGAGACCTTCTTCAGAGCCacatccagaaccagaaccagaacaagaAATGGGGGACAACTTGGAGCACGAAGACAAGCAAAAAG AGTATACAGAGTTAACTCTTCCAGCACCTCCAAAACACAGCCCCAGCCCTCCGCCCGATGACGACGGCAGCGCGGCAGCCGTGCAGTCCAGCCAGAGGTCAGCTGATGTGGAACTTCACTCTCAG gatcctggtgaTGAAACACAGCCCAAAAATCCGACACCGTCTGACCTCCATGAGGAGGCCAATGTCAAAGAGGTTTTGGCCGACCACAGTCATGAAGCTGACCACCATCCAGAGGAGCCTGGAGAAGCTGCGCCACATCAAGAACAAAACCAGGAGGAGCCGCAGGATGGGCAGGAGGGGCAGGTCAGGCAGCGACACACTGAAAACGAGGTGTCTGAAGTGGACATACCGAATGTGGGCCGGATCACCGTGCGAGCTGACGCTGATGGTTACAATGAAGAG ATGATGCTAACTCCAGCCATGCAGGGTGTTATTCTGGCCATCGCTAAGGCCAGACAGACTTTTGACACCGAGGGTCCAGAAGCGGGACTCATCAAG GCTTTCCACGAGGAGTACTCACGCTTGTACGAGCTCTCCCTGGAGGAGACATCTCCGCAGGAGGACGCTCGTCTGCAACACGTCCTGGTTTACTTCTTCCAGAATAAGGCACCTAAACGCATCGTTGAGAGGACTCTTCTGGAACAGTTCACAGACCGTAACCTGAGCTTTGATGAGAG GGCCATCAGCATCATGAGGGAGGCTCGATCAAAACTACGTCTGATCAAACCCGAAGACATGGACATGGATGAATACCTG CAGTGGCACGATGACTACAAACTCTTCAGAACCGTGTTTGTCTACCTGCTGACTGGACTGGAACACTACCAGAACCGGAA GATGCGTGAGGCGCTGACATACCTGACTCATGCGTATGAGATCAACACCACCCTCTTAAAGAAAGGGGAGAAATTTGCTGTTGAGCAGACTGTCATCACACTCTTTAGGAGGAAATGTCTCACG GCATTGAATGAGAGCGCGACACAGCTGTTCTGCAGTGGCACGGAAGCCAGCGTGGACGAAGGTGTCGCCATCATGGATGAGGTCGTTATTCCCTGCCTCCACCTGATGAGTAGGGATCCGGCTCTTTCCCAGGAGGATCAGGAGGCCATGGAAAGAGTCCGCAGCCACTGGTGCTCCTGTCTAAGCCGCAGCATGGACG ATTTGTTACAGGTGAAGTTGGGCGAGTTTCTCCCCAGAGTTCTGGATAGTTCTGCTGATGCTGTGGTTCTGAAAGACCCTCCTCAAGTCCATGTGAATCAGGCCTACGACCTGTGCAGCCGCCTGGCTGCCGTCATGGAGTCCATTCACAAGTCGTCTGTCGTGGCGGTCAAGTAA